The DNA segment CGGGTGCTCGCCGTCGTCGGCCCCTGGATCGACGGCTGCGCCGCGGCCGGCTTCGACGCCGTCGAGCCGGACAACCTGGACAGCTGGACCCGGTCCGCCGGGCTGCTGGACGCGGACGACGCCGTCGCCATGGCCGGCTTGCTGGTCGACCGGGCGCACGCCGCCGGGCTCGCGATCGCGCAGAAGAACGCCCCCGAGCTGGCCGACGACGACCTCGGGTTCGACTACGCGGTCGCCGAGGACTGCGCCGCGTTCGACGAGTGCGCGGTCTACACCGACGTCTACCCGAGCGTGCTGGACGTCGAGTACACCGACGCCGGCTTCGCCCGGGCCTGCGGGCTGTCCGACCTGAGCGTGCAGCGACGCGACCTCGACGTCACCCGGCCCGGCGACCCGGGCTACGTCGCGGCGTGGTGCCCCGCGCGCTGAGCCGTCGTGTAGCGCGGCCGGCCGACGAGGTCGGGGTTGTCGGCGACGCCGGTCCACCCGCCGGCGCTGCGGACCAGGGCCGGCAGCGCGCCGCCCTGCTGGTCGGCGTGCTCGATGCCCAGCCACCCGCCGGGTCGCACCAGCCGGGCCGCGGTGACCAGCAGACCGCGGACGACGTCCAGGCCGTCCGGGCCGCCCCACAGCGCCAGCGGCGGGTCGTGGTCGGCCACCTCGCGGGGCAGCCGGGCGTCGTCGGGGACGTAGGGCGGGTTGGAGACGACGACGTCCACCGCGCCGTCGAGCTCGCGCAGCAGCCCGGGATTGGTCATGTCCCCGGCCAGCACCTCGACCGGGGTGTCGCCGGCCGCGGCCCGGGTGCCGGCGTTGAGCCGGGTCCACTCGATCGCCGCGGTGTCCCGCTCCACGGCCACCACCCGGGCGCCTGGGTGTTCGGCGGCCACCGACAGGGCGATGGCCCCGGAGCCGCTGCCCAGGTCGACCACGGTCGGCGCGGTCAGGCCGGCGATCCGCTCGAGCACCCAGCCGGCGATCTGCTCGGTCTCCGGGCGGGGCACGAACACACCCGGCCCGACGGCGAGCTCCAGGTGCCGGAACGGCGCGGTGCCGGTGAGGTGCTGCAGCGGCACCCGCGATGCCCGCTGGTCCAGCAGCCCGGCGAACCGGCCGGCCCCGTCGGCGGGCACCTCGTCCAGCGTCAGCAGCCGGGCGCGGGGCACCCCCAGCGCGTGCGCGAGCAGCAGCTCGGCGTCCACCCGGGGCGACTCGACGCCGGCCTCGGCCAGCCGGCGGGCGGCCTCGGTGAGCAGGGTGCGTGCGCTCAGGAGCCGGCCGCCAGCAGCTCGGCGGTGTGCGCGGCGGTCAGCGCGTCGAGCACCGGGTCCAGCTCGCCGTCCAGCACGGCGTCCAGGTTGTGCGCCTTGAAGCCGACCCGGTGGTCGGAGATCCGGTTCTCCGGGTAGTTGTAGGTGCGCACCCGCTCGCTGCGGTCGACCGTGCGCACCTGGCTGCGCCGCTGGTCCGAGGCGGTCGCGGCGGCCTCCTCGCGGGCGGCCGCCAGCAGCCGCGACCGGAGCACCCGCAGCGCGGACTCGCGGTTCTGCAGCTGGCTCTTCTCGTTCTGCGAGCTGACCACGATGCCGGTGGGCAGGTGGGTGATCCGGACGGCGGAGTCGGTGGTGTTCACGCTCTGCCCGCCCGGTCCCGACGAGCGGAAGACGTCGATCCGCAGGTCGTTGGGGTCGACGCTGACGTCGACCTCCTCGGCCTCGGGCAGGACGAGCACGCCGGCAGCGGAGGTGTGGATCCGGCCCTGTGACTCGGTCACCGGCACCCGCTGCACGCGGTGCACACCGGCCTCGAACTTCAGCCGGGAGAAGATGCCCTCGTCGGTGCGCGACTTGATCGCCACCGCGACGTCCTTGTACCCGCCCAGCTCGGCGTCGACGGCCTCCAGCACCTCGGTCGACCAGCCGCGGCGCTCGGCGTACCGCAGGTACATCCGCAGCAGGTCACCGGCGAACAGCGCGGACTCCGCGCCGCCCTCCCCCGCCTTGATCTCGAGGATGACGTCCTTGTCGTCGTCGGGGTCCTTGGGCAGCAGCAGCTCGGTCAGCCGGGCGGTCAGCTCGGTGACCGTGGCCTCCAGCTGCTCGGCCTCCCGGGCGAAGGAGGCGTCCTCGTCGGCGAGCTCCCGGGCGGTGCCCAGGTCGTCGCGGGCGGCGTCCAGGGCGCGGACGGTCTCCACCACCGGGGCGAGCGCGGCGTAACGCCGTCCCAGCCGGCGGGCGCGGCCGGCGTCGGCGTGCACCGCTGGGTCGGCCAGCTCGGCCTCCAGCTCCCGGTGCTCGGCGAGCAGGCCGGCGAGCCGGTCGCCGCCGGTCTCGGCACTGCTCACGGGCACTCCTCGTGTGCTTGATCGCGCGAAAGCGCGGGAGGTGCAGCGGGCGGACATGACGACGGCGCCCGCGCCGCCCCGGTGCAGGGCGGCGCGGGCGCCGTCGGGAGTGCTACTTGTCGGCGGGAGCGCCGGCGTTGCGCTTGCCGAACCGCTTCTCGAAGCGGGCGACGCGGCCACCGGTGTCCAGGATGCGCTGCTTGCCCGTGTAGAACGGGTGGCAGGCCGAGCAGGTCTCGACGGTCATGGTGCCGCCGGCCGCCGTGCTCTTGGTGGTGAACGTGTTGCCGCAACCGCACGTCACGGTGGTGACGTGGTAGTCCGGGTGGATGTCGGCCTTCATGCCGGTGCACCCTCTCTCTGGTCTCAGGATCTGTGGTCAGGACGCCGCAGCGCAGAGCGCGGCGCAGGCTCGATCGCCCAGTGTACGGGCTAGTCCTTCTCGCCCACGCCGAGCGTGGTCTTCTGCACCTGCATGAGGAACTCGATGTTGTTGCGGGTCTTCCGCATCCGGTCGAGCAGCAGCTCCAGCGCCTGCTGGGGCTCCAGCGCCGACAGCACCCGGCGGAGCTTGATCACGATGGCCAGCTCGTCGGGCGAGAGGAGGATCTCCTCCTTGCGGGTGCTGGAGGCGTTCACGTCGACGGCGGGGAAGACCCGCTTGTCGGCCAGCCGCCGGTCCAGCTTGAGCTCCGCGTTACCGGTGCCCTTGAACTCCTCGAAGATGACGGTGTCCATGGTGGACCCCGTCTCGACCAGCGCCGAGGCGATGATCGTCAGCGAGCCGCCGTTCTCGATGTTGCGGGCGGCACCGAGGAAGCGCTTGGGCGGGTACAGCGCCGTGGAGTCGACACCACCGGACAGGATGCGCCCGCTGGCGGGGGCCGCCAGGTTGTAGGCGCGGCCGAGCCGGGTGATCGAGTCGAGCAGGACGACGACGTCGTGGCCCATCTCGACCAGGCGCTTGGCCCGCTCGATGGACAGCTCGGCGACCGTGGTGTGGTCGGCCGGCGGCCGGTCGAAGGTCGAGGCGATGACCTCGCCCTTCACCGAGCGCTGCATGTCGGTGACCTCCTCGGGCCGCTCGTCGACGAGCACGACCATGAGGTGGACCTCGGGGTTGTTCGTCGAGATCGCGTTGGCGATCGACTGCAGCACCATCGTCTTGCCGGCCTTCGGCGGGCTGACGATGAGGGCGCGCTGGCCCTTCCCGATGGGCATGACCAGGTCCATGATCCGGGTCGTCATCAGGTGCGACTCGGTCTCCAGCCGCAGGCGCTCCTGCGGGTAGAGCGGCGTCAGCTTGGTGAACTCGGGGCGGTTGCGCGCCTGCTCCGGGTCCAGGCCGTTGACCGAGTCCAGCCGGACCAGGGCGTTGTACTTGTCCTTGCGCTCGCCCTCGCGGGGCTGGCGGACGGCGCCGGTGATCGCGTCACCGCGGCGCAGGCCGTAGCGGCGCACCTGCGACAGCGAGACGTAGACGTCGTTCGGGCCGGTGAGGTACCCCGAGGTGCGGACGAACGCGTAGCTGTCCAGCACGTCCAGGATCCCGGCCACCGGCAGCAGGACGTCGTCCTCGCTGACGGTCGGCTCGCCCTGCTCGAACCGCTCGCGACCGGCGGGGGCGTTGCCACCGCGGCGGTTGCGGTCCCGGTAGCGGCGACCCCGGCGGCCGCGGCCGCCACCGTCGAAGTCGTCGTCGTCCTCGTCGGTGCGCGTCTCGGGCCGGGGCTCGTTCCGGGTCTCGCTGCGGCCGGCGTCGGTGCGGTTGCCGTCGCGGCCGCCGTCCCGGGGGCCGTCGCTGCGGTTGCCGTCGCGGGCACCCTCGGTGCGGTTGCCGTCGCGGCCACCGTCCCGGGGGCCGTCGCTGCGGTTGCCGTCGCGGCCACCGTCGTTGCGGTTGCGGCCGCCGCGGTTGCCGCTGGGCTCACCGTCGCCGCGGTTGCGACCGCCGCGCTCCTCGCCGTCCCGCTCGGCCCGGTTGCCGTCGCGGGGAGCACGCTCCTCGCGCTCGGCGGTCTCGCGGGGGGCGCGCTCGGCACCGTCGCGGGGCGCACGCTCCGCGCCGTCGCGGGGGGCGCGCTCGCCGGCCTCGCGGGGTGCCCGCTCGGCGCGGTCCCGGTTGCGGCCGCGCTGCGGGCGCTCGGTCTCGGCCGGGGCCTGGGTCACGGTCTCGGCCGGGGCCTCGGTCGGGGCCTCGGCGGACGGCTCCGCGGGCGCGACGGACGCGTCCACGGCCGGGGTCTCGACGGCGGCGTCCGCGGTCGGGGCGCCGGCGGGGCGGCTCGCGCCACGGCGGCGACGGCCGGTCGGAGCGGTCTCGGCAGCCGGCTCGGCGGCCGGGGTGTCGGTGGCCGGACCGGTTGCGGTCGGCGGCGTCACGGGGGTGCCGTTGGCGCCCCCGGAGACCGGGGCCTCCAGCGGCGCGGACGACGGGGTCTCCTCGGTCCGGGGGGCCGGCGCGGCGGCGGCGCCGTCGGACCCGCCCACCTGCCGCTCGGAGATGGCGGCGACGAGGTCGCTCTTGCGCATCTTCCCGGTGCCCGGGATGCCGAGTTCGCCGGCCAGGCGCTGCAGCTCGGGCAGCAGCATCCCGGACAGCCCGCTGCCACGGCGGCGGGAACGGGGAGCCGTCCCGGCGGCGGCAGCTGCCTCGTCGGACGGGGCGGTGCTCGCGCCGTCGATGAGGTCGGTGGTCTCGCTCACGTACAGGTCCTTCCCTGCGGTGACCTGCGCCTACCAGCGCAGGAGGTGACCCGCTCCCGCACGGCGCGAGCCCGGAGTTGGACTCGGCGCGGTGATCAGGAGTGGCGGGTCTGTGGATGCGAGGCGGTCCAGCGGCGACGGATCGCGGCGAACTCCCCGCGTGAGGCCAGCCCGGGGGCGGCTACGGAAGCCAGCCTAGACACAGGCCGACATCGTCCACAACACAGTCCCTCGCAGGTGTGTTCCGGACGGTCAGAACGATACAGGATCGTGATCAGCACCCAGCGGGACGACGACCGCGCCGGTGTGGTCGACCCGCAGCGGCCGGCACTCCCAGCCCTCGGGCGTGTGCCGCCGCAGCGCCCTGACCTCGGCGGCCGAGCCCGGGTCGCCGACGTGCTCGTCGTGATCGAGGACGGCGAGCGTCAGGACGCACGGCCCCGCGCCGGAGACGACGGCGGCGTGCCCGTCGGCCCGCAGGGCGGCCAGCAGCGCGGCGCTCTCCGGCATCGCCGGCGCCCGCTGCGCCTGGTGCAGCCGGTCCTCGGTGCCCTCGAACAGCAGCGCGGGCTCACGGGTCAGCGCGTGCACGAGCAGCGCCGAGCGCCCGGCGGCGTGCGCGGCGTCGGCGTGCGGCACGACCCCGGGGAGCAGCCCGCGCGCCACGTGCGTGGACAGCGTCCCGCTCGGCACGAACAGCACCGGGGCCACCCGGGGGTCGACGGTGAGCCGTTCGGCCCGCGCGCCCGACGACGTCGTCCAGGACAGCGTCGCCCCGCCCAGCAGGCAGGGCGCGACGTTGTCCGGGTGGCCCTCGATCTCCGAGCACAGCCGCAGCACCGCCGCGTCGTCGACGCCGGCGACGTCCGGGCACAGCGACCAGGCCGCCAGCACGCCGGCGGTCACCGCGGCGGCCGACGAGCCCATCCCCCGGCCCTGCGGGATCCCGTTCCGGGCCGACAGCCGCAGGCCGGCCGGCGTCCAGCCCAGCTCGGCGCAGGCCGCCCGGAACGCCTGCACGACCAGGTGCCGCTCGTCGGTCGGCAGCTCACCGGCCCCGGCACCGGTGACCGCGACGTCCAGGCCGCCGTCGGTCACCTCGACGTCGACGGAGTCCCAGCAGGACAGCGCCAGCCCGGCGCAGTCGAACGCCGGACCGAGGTTGGCACTGGTCGCCGGCACCCGGACGCGGACGGCTCGGGTCACTCAGAGGCCCAGCTGCGCGGCGGCCGCGGCGGAGTCCACCGGGATGGTGACCGGCGCCGGGGCGCCGGAGATCGCCCACTCGGGGTCCTTGAGGCCGTTGCCGGTGACGGTGCAGACCACCCGCTGGCCGCGCTCGAGCCCGCCGGCCTCGGCGACCTGCAGCAGCCCGGCGACCGACGCCGCGGACGCCGGCTCGACGAAGACGGCCTCGGTGCGGGCGAGCAGCCGGTAGGCGGCGAGGATCGCTCGGTCGGTGACCGCGTCGATCCGGCCGCCGGAGTCGTCCCGGGCGGCCAGCGCCTTGGTCCAGGACGCCGGGTTCCCGATCCGGATGGCGGTGGCGATCGTCTCCGGGTGCGGGACGACCTTGCCGGACACGATCGGCGCGGCACCGGCGGCCTGGAAGCCCCACATCCGCGGCGTGCGCGTGGCCGGGCCGTCCGCGGCGTACTCGCGGTAGCCCTGCCAGTAGGCGGTGATGTTGCCGGCGTTGCCGACCGGCAGGCAGTGCACGTCGGGGGCGTCGCCGAGGACGTCGACGATCTCGAACGACGCCGTCTTCTGCCCCTCGATGCGGTACTGGTTCACGCTGTTGACCAGGCTCACCGGGTAGTCGATGGCGAGCTTGCTGGCCAGCGCGAGGCAGTCGTCGAAGTTGCCCTCGACCTGCAGCAGCTTGGCGCCGTGCACCAGCGCCTGGGCGAGCTTGCCGGTGGCGATCTTCCCCTGCGGCACCAGCACGGCGCAGACCAGCCCGGCCCGGGCCGCGTACGCCGCGGCGCTGGCGCTGGTGTTGCCGGTGGACGCGCAGATCACCGCCTGCGCGCCCTCCTCCACGGCCTTGGTGATGGCCATGGTCATGCCGCGGTCCTTGAACGAGCCGGTCGGGTTCGCGCCCTCGACCTTGAGGTACACCTCGCAGCCGGTGCGGCGGGACAGCTCCGGTGCGGGCACCAGCGGGGTCGCGCCCTCCTGCAGCGTGACCACCGGCGTCGAGGCGCTCACCGGCAGCCGGTCCCGGTAGGCCTCGATCAGGCCAGGCCAGTACGGCGAGACGGCACCTCGCAGGGTGTGTGCTCCGGTCATGACAGCCCCTCCCGGCACGGTCGTCGGGCCGGGGTCGGCAGGCGGCCCGGCACAGCGTCGCGAATCCTACGGGCGACGGTGCGCCGCCCAGCCGCGGTCAGGCCAGGCCCTCGACCCGCAGCACGCTGGTCACGGCCCGGACGGCGTCCATCTCCCGCAGCCGGGCCACCGTCGCCGACAGCGCGGCGTCCGGTGCCCGGTGGGTGACGATGACCAAGGTGGCGGCCTCGCCGTGCCCGTCCTGGCGGACGGTGGCGATGCTGACGCCGTGGGCGGCGAACTCGTGCGCGACGGTCGCCAGCACGCCCGGCTTGTCGGCGACGTCGAGGCTCACGTGGTACCGGGTCGGGGTGTCGGCCATCGACCGGACGGTGAGCCCGGCGTAGCCCGTCGTCCCCGGGCCGGCCGCGCCGCTCACCCGGTTGCGGGCCACCGCCACCAGGTCGCCCAGCACGGCGCTGGCGGTGGGCTCGCCGCCGGCTCCGCGGCCGTAGAACATCAGCTCACCGGCGGCCTCGGCCTCGACGAACACGGCGTTGAACGCGCCGCCGACCGAGGCCAGCGGGTGGGTGGTCGGGATCATCGCCGGGTGCACCCGCACGGCCACCCCGTCGTCGGCACCGTCGGCCCCGGCGACGCGCTCGCAGATGGCCAGCAGCTTCACCGTGCAGCCGATCTCCGCCGCGCGGGCCACGTCGGTGGCCGAGACCGCGGAGATGCCCTCGCGGTACACGTCGGCCGCGGTGACCGGGGTGTGGAACGCCAGCGAGGCGAGGATCGCGGCCTTGGCGGCGGCGTCGAAGCCGTCGACGTCGGCGGTCGGGTCGGCCTCGGCGTAGCCGAGCTCGGTCGCCTCCGCCAGCGCCTCGCCGAAGCCGGCACCGGTCTCGGCCATCCGGGACAGGATGTAGTTGGTCGTGCCGTTGACGATGCCGACGACGCGGCGGAGCTGGTCGCCGGCGAGCGACTCGCGCAGCGGCCGCAGCAGCGGGATGGCGCCGGCGACGGCGGCCTCGTAGTACAGGTCGACCCCGGCCTGCCCGGCCGCGGCGTGCAGCGCGACGCCGTCCTCGGCCAGCAGCGCCTTGTTGGCGCTGACCACGGACTTCCCGGCGCCGATGGCGGCGAGCAGCAGGCTGCGGGCCGGCTCGATGCCGCCGATGACCTCGACCACCAGGTCGACGTCGGGCCGGGTGACCAGCCCGTGCGCGTCGGTGGTGAGCAGTTCGGCGGGCACCTCGGGGTGGTGGTCGGGACGGCGGACGGCGACCCCGGCCACCTCGACCCGCCGGCCGATCCGGGCGGCGAGGTCGTCGGACTGCTCGGTCAGCAGCCGCAGCACGGCACCGCCGACCGTGCCGCAGCCGAGCAGGGCGACCTTCAGGGAGTCGCTCACGAGGTGGCTCCGACCGCGGGCTGGGAGGGCGCCACCGACGGCGCGGGGACGTCGGCGAGGACAGCGTCGAGGGCGAACACGTCGGACAGTGTCTGCCGCCGCACGATCTCGGTGGCCACCCCGTCCCGGACGGCGACCACCGGGGGCTTCAACAGGTAGTTGTAGTTGCTCGCCATCGACCAGCAGTAGGCGCCGGTGGCGGCCACCGCGAGCAGGTCACCGGGGACGACGTCGGCGGGCAGCCACAGGTCGCGGACCAGCACGTCGCCGCTCTCGCAGTGCTTGCCCACCACCCGGCACAGCGCCGGCGGGGCGTCGGAGCTGCGGTTGGCCAGCACGCAGGTGTAGCTGGCGTCGTAGAGGGCGGTGCGGATGTTGTCGCTCATCCCGCCGTCGACCGACACGTAGTTGCGCACCAGCGGGGCGCCGGGGGTGCCGCCGGCACCGAGCCGGACCGGCTTGATGGTGCCGATCTCGTACAGCGTCACCGTGCCGGGCCCGGCGATGGCCCGGCCGGGCTCGACCGCCAGCCGCGGCACCGGCAGGCCGAGTGCCGCGCACTCGGCGGCCACCACCGAGCGCAGCCGGGTGGCGACGTCGGCGGGGGTGACCGGGTCGTCCTCGGCGAGGTAGGCGATGCCGAAGCCACCGCCGAGGTTGAGCTCGCCGAGCAGCTCGCCGGTGGCCTGGTGGACCTGGCCGAGCAGCCCGACCACCCGGTGCGCGGCGGCCTCGAAGCCGGCGGTGTCGAAGATCTGCGAGCCGATGTGGCTGTGCAGGCCGGTCAGCTGCAGCGCCGGCTCCCGGATCACCCGCACCGCCGCGGTCAGCGCGTCGCCGGTGGCCAGCGAGAAGCCGAACTTCTGGTCCTCGTGGGCGGTGGCGATGAACTCGTGGGTGTGCGCCTCGATGCCGACCGTCGAGCGGATCAGCACCGGCACCGGCGCACCGCCCGCGGCGACCCGGGCCGCGGCCAGCGGCACCAGCCGGTCGATCTCGTCGAAGGAGTCGAGCACCACGTGGCCGATGCCGGCGTCGACGGCCAGCTGCAGCTCGACCAGGGACTTGTTGTTGCCGTGCAGCGCGATCCGCTCGGCGGGGAAGCCGGCGGCCAGCGCGACGGCGAGCTCGTTGCCGCTGCAGGCGTCCAGGTGCAGGCCGTCGTCGGCGATCCAGCGGGCGACCTGGCCGCAGAGGAACGCCTTGGACGCGTAGTGCACGTCGGCGTCGGCGAACGCGTCGGCGAAGTCCGCGGCCCGGCTGCGGAAGTCGGCCTCGTCCAGCACGAACAGCGGGGTGCCGTGCTCCCGGGCCAGCTCGGTGACCGGCCGGCCGGCCAGGTGCAGCTCGCCGTCGACCCGGCGGGCCGACCGCGGCCAGACCGCGGGGTCGAGCGCGCCGAGGTCGGCCGGGGCGGGGCCGGCCGCGGGCGGCGGGGCGATGTTGCCGTGCAGCGGACCGGCCGGGTGCGCCCTCACATCCGCTCCGGGGCGTGCACGCCGAGGACGTCCAGGCCGTTGCGCAGGACCGTTGCGGTCGCCGCGCACAGCCAGAGCCGGGCCGTGGTCAACGGGGTCGCCTCCTCGTCGCCGCGCGGCAGCACCCGGCAGGCGTCGTAGAAGCGGTGGTAGGTGCCGGCCAGCTCCTCCAGGTAGCGGGCCACCCGGTGCGGGGCGCGCAGCTCGGCGGCGGAGGCGACGACCCGGGGGAACTCGCCGACCGCCCGCAGCAGGTCGCTCTCGCGCTGCTCCGCCAGCAGCGAGGTGTCGACGTCGCCGGCCTCGCCCAGCACCAGCCCCAGGTCCGCCGCACCGCGCAGCAGCGAGGAGATCCGGGCGTGCGCGTACTGGACGTAGAAGACCGGGTTGTCGTTGGTCCGCCGGGTCCAGGCGTCCAGGTCCAGGTCGATCTGCTGGTCGACCGAGGCCCGGGCCAGCGCGTACCGGGCCGCGTCGGCGCCGATCGCGTCGACCAGGTCCTCGAGGTTGACCACCGTGCCGGCCCGCTTGCTCATCCGCACCGGCTCGCCGTTGCGGACCAGGTTCACCAGCTGGCCGATGAGGATCTCCAGGTTCACCGCCGGGTCGTCGCCCATCGCCGCGACCAGCGCCTTGTACCGGCCCACGTAGCCGGTGTGGTCGGCCCCGAGCATGATCACGACCCGGTCGAAGCCGCGCTCCCGCTTGTCCAGGTAGTAGGCGCAGTCGGCGGCGAAGTAGGTCGGCTCGCCGTCCCGCTTGACCAGCACCCGGTCCTTGTCGTCGGCGAAGTCCGTCGTCCGCAGCCACACCGCGCCGTCGGCCTCGTACACGTGCCCCTGCTCGCGGAGCCGGGCCACCGCCTTCTCCAGCGCGCCGCTGTCGTGCAGCGTCTTCTCGGAGAAGTAGGTGTCGAAGACCACGCCGAAGCCGGCGAGGCTGCGCTTGATCTCGGCGAACATCAGCTCGACGCCGCGGACCCGGAACCGCTCCTGCTGCTCGTCCTCGGGCAGCTCGAGTACACCCGGCTCGGCGGCGACCACCTCGGCGGCGATGTCGGCGATGTAGTCGCCGGCGTAGCCGTCCTCGGGCACCGGCCGGCCGTGCGCGGCCGCCATGAGGCTCCGGGCGAACCGGTCGATCTGCGCGCCGGCGTCGTTGAAGTAGTACTCCCGGGACACCTGGGCGCCGCTGGCGGTCAGCAGCCGGCCGAGCGCGTCACCGACGGCGGCCCAGCGGGTGCCGCCGATGTGCACCGGGCCGGTCGGGTTCGCCGAGACGAACTCCAGGTTCAGCCGCTGCCCGGCCAGGGTCTCGGTGCGCCCGTACGCCTCCCCCGCGGTGACCGCGCGGACGGCGATCGCGCCGAGCGCGTCCTTGGCCAGGGTGATGTTGAGGAAGCCCGGGCCGGCGACGTCGACACCGGCGATGCCGTCGACCGCGCGCAGCTCGGCGGCGAGCACCTCGGCCACCTCGCGGGGGGGCCGGCCGGCCGCCTTGGCCAGCCGGAGCGCCACGTTGGTGGCGTAGTCGCCGTGCTCGGGGTTCTTCGGCCGGTCGATGACGACCTCGGCGGGGACGTCGACCGCGAGCACGCCGCGTTCCACGGCCGCCGCGAGTGCGGACCGGACGACGTCGCTGAGCTGCTCGGGTGTCACCGATCCAGCGTACTGAGCGGCGCCCACCACATCCCGGCCCGTACCGCCACCCCACCCGCCCCGCCCGCCCCAGAGGGCCACGACCGCCGGGTCCGCACAGCTCGCCGACCTACACTCGCCCCGCCGGCCAGGTGGCCCGGCCCGGTCCGGGGCGCCCCTGCCCCGGTCGCGGAGGTGCAACGAGGAGCGGCAGTGGCCAAGGACCCCAAGCCCGAGAACGGCCGCCCGACGAGCGGCCCGTCCCGTCGGGGGTCCGGCGCCAGCAGGGCGACCGGGCAGCGCCCCGGCCAGGGCGGCCGCACCCGCCCGCCGGCCAACGTGGTCAGCCCGCAGCGGCCGTGGGGGCTGATCGCCGCGGCGGTCGCCGTCGTCGTCTTCGCCGCCGCGGTCATCACCTACGCCGTCGTCCAGGTGAACCGCTCCAACGCCGACAAGGTCACCTCGGCCGACCAGATCGCCGACCTGCGGACCTTCGACTACGCCAGCGGTCAGCAGCACGTCACGACGCCGGTGACCTACACCGAGTCCCCGCCGGTCGGCGGCCCGCACGACCCGGAGTGGGCCGACTGCACCGGCACCGTCTACGACGTCGACATCCGGCACGAGAACGCCGTCCACTCCATGGAGCACGGCGCGACCTGGATCGCCTACGACCCGGACGCCATCAGCGACGACGACCTCTCCACGCTGCAGGACCTGGTCGACGGCCGCTCCGGCCTGCTGCTCTCCCCCTACGCCGGGCTGGGCTCGACGATCAGCCTGCAGTCCTGGAACCACCAGCTGTCGGTGGACTCGGCGACCGACAAGCGGGTGCAGCAGTACGTCGACTTCCTGACCTTCAACGGCGACTTCTACCCCGAGGTCGGCGCCAGCTGCGAGAACCCGACGTTCATCAGCAGCCCGCTGGTCGTCGGTGACAGCAGCCGCGGGGCCACCTCGGCCGCGACCGACGCGCCGACCACCGAGACCCCGGCCACGGACGCACCGACCTCGACCGGCCCGGCCGCCACCGGCACCCCGGCGCCCTGACGGCCACCCCGACCGTGGACGACGCAGCCGTGGACGACGCAGCCGAGGACGGGGTCGAGCGGACCCCCGCCGGGCGCCGGCCGCGGTCGTGGCTCACCGCGCTGCTGGTCACGGTCATCGCCGCGGGGCTGCTGGCGCTGGGCGGCGGGCTGGCGGTGGCGCTCGGCATCGGGCGCACCGACCAGCCGGCCGCGGACTCGGTCGACGCCGGGTTCAGCCGGGACATGTCCCGGCACCACCTGCAGGCCGTGGAGATGGCCAACCTGGCGGCCGGCCGCAGCACCGACCCCGAGGTGCTGCTGCTGGCCTTCGACATCGCCTCGACCCAGACCAACCAGGCCGGCCGCATGCAGGGCTGGCTGACGCTGTGGGGCCTGCCGCTGACCAGCGGCGACACGATGGGCTGGATGGACGACGGGGCGATGGCCGGGCACGACATGTCCGGGATGGCGGCCGCCGACGGCGCGGTCATGCCAGGCATGGCGACCGAGGCCGAGCTGGCCGAGCTCCGCTCGCTGCAGGGCACCCCGTTCGACGTCCGCTTCCTGCAGCTGATGATCCGGCACCACCAGGGCGGGCTGGAGATGGCGGAGTACGGCCGGCAGCACGCCGGTGAGGCGGTCGTGCGCGGCCTGGCCCGGTCGATCGCGGAGACGCAGACGGCCGAGACCACGACGATGGAGCAGATGCTCCGGGCCCGCGGCGGCGCCCCGCTGCCGGCTCCCTGACCCCCCGCCGGCGGAGCAAGCCCGGCTGGTAACGTCTTCCGGGCGCCGAGCACGACAGGCGCCAGCGATGACGAGCCCCCGTAGCTCAGGGGATAGAGCACTGCCCTCCGGAGGCAGGGGCGCAGGTTCGAATCCTGCCGGGGGCACCCACAGCCCAGGCTCGCACCGCACACACCGCCCGCCCGGCCCCTCGGCCGCGGCGGGCGGCGTCGTCTCCGGTCAGCCGGCGTGCACCCGGCCCGCGGTCACCTCGAACCGCCGGGTGGTGTGCACCGCCTCG comes from the Modestobacter italicus genome and includes:
- a CDS encoding endo alpha-1,4 polygalactosaminidase, which gives rise to MAVVLLAVTGCGTSSPGQDGPVNPVPAAGSRVDYQLGGASDPAPGATGVVRDRTDDPVPGLWSACYVNAFQTQPGSSDWPEDLLLHRADGDRVEDPGWPGEHLVDTSTAEARARVLAVVGPWIDGCAAAGFDAVEPDNLDSWTRSAGLLDADDAVAMAGLLVDRAHAAGLAIAQKNAPELADDDLGFDYAVAEDCAAFDECAVYTDVYPSVLDVEYTDAGFARACGLSDLSVQRRDLDVTRPGDPGYVAAWCPAR
- the prmC gene encoding peptide chain release factor N(5)-glutamine methyltransferase translates to MSARTLLTEAARRLAEAGVESPRVDAELLLAHALGVPRARLLTLDEVPADGAGRFAGLLDQRASRVPLQHLTGTAPFRHLELAVGPGVFVPRPETEQIAGWVLERIAGLTAPTVVDLGSGSGAIALSVAAEHPGARVVAVERDTAAIEWTRLNAGTRAAAGDTPVEVLAGDMTNPGLLRELDGAVDVVVSNPPYVPDDARLPREVADHDPPLALWGGPDGLDVVRGLLVTAARLVRPGGWLGIEHADQQGGALPALVRSAGGWTGVADNPDLVGRPRYTTAQRAGHHAAT
- the prfA gene encoding peptide chain release factor 1, whose translation is MSSAETGGDRLAGLLAEHRELEAELADPAVHADAGRARRLGRRYAALAPVVETVRALDAARDDLGTARELADEDASFAREAEQLEATVTELTARLTELLLPKDPDDDKDVILEIKAGEGGAESALFAGDLLRMYLRYAERRGWSTEVLEAVDAELGGYKDVAVAIKSRTDEGIFSRLKFEAGVHRVQRVPVTESQGRIHTSAAGVLVLPEAEEVDVSVDPNDLRIDVFRSSGPGGQSVNTTDSAVRITHLPTGIVVSSQNEKSQLQNRESALRVLRSRLLAAAREEAAATASDQRRSQVRTVDRSERVRTYNYPENRISDHRVGFKAHNLDAVLDGELDPVLDALTAAHTAELLAAGS
- the rpmE gene encoding 50S ribosomal protein L31; amino-acid sequence: MKADIHPDYHVTTVTCGCGNTFTTKSTAAGGTMTVETCSACHPFYTGKQRILDTGGRVARFEKRFGKRNAGAPADK
- the rho gene encoding transcription termination factor Rho; this translates as MSETTDLIDGASTAPSDEAAAAAGTAPRSRRRGSGLSGMLLPELQRLAGELGIPGTGKMRKSDLVAAISERQVGGSDGAAAAPAPRTEETPSSAPLEAPVSGGANGTPVTPPTATGPATDTPAAEPAAETAPTGRRRRGASRPAGAPTADAAVETPAVDASVAPAEPSAEAPTEAPAETVTQAPAETERPQRGRNRDRAERAPREAGERAPRDGAERAPRDGAERAPRETAEREERAPRDGNRAERDGEERGGRNRGDGEPSGNRGGRNRNDGGRDGNRSDGPRDGGRDGNRTEGARDGNRSDGPRDGGRDGNRTDAGRSETRNEPRPETRTDEDDDDFDGGGRGRRGRRYRDRNRRGGNAPAGRERFEQGEPTVSEDDVLLPVAGILDVLDSYAFVRTSGYLTGPNDVYVSLSQVRRYGLRRGDAITGAVRQPREGERKDKYNALVRLDSVNGLDPEQARNRPEFTKLTPLYPQERLRLETESHLMTTRIMDLVMPIGKGQRALIVSPPKAGKTMVLQSIANAISTNNPEVHLMVVLVDERPEEVTDMQRSVKGEVIASTFDRPPADHTTVAELSIERAKRLVEMGHDVVVLLDSITRLGRAYNLAAPASGRILSGGVDSTALYPPKRFLGAARNIENGGSLTIIASALVETGSTMDTVIFEEFKGTGNAELKLDRRLADKRVFPAVDVNASSTRKEEILLSPDELAIVIKLRRVLSALEPQQALELLLDRMRKTRNNIEFLMQVQKTTLGVGEKD